GAACAGATCGTGACTGCGTTCCCTCACTGGTTCAACGGGTACTATCCGATGTTCGCCACGGACGTGGGTCGGTTCCCGATCGATCAGCACCACCTCGTCGCCCTCGTTGCTCCTCGAGCGATTCTGGCCACGGAAAGTACGCCCGAGGCAGATGCCTGGACGAATCCAGACGCCGCACGGCTGTCGATTCAACTCGCGAGCGACGCGTGGGAACTGCTCGAGGACCGATCACTGAGCGATGGCGAACTCTCTCAAGAGGGTGGCTCGATCCCGGACGACGCCCCGCCAATTTTGCACTACCGGCGTGACGTCGAGCACACAATGACGCCGGACTACTGGGAGGCGGTGTACGACTTCGCGGACCAACATCTCGAGCACGGATCGCGGTAAATCGACGTCCTCGAGGACAGGCTACCGGTCACGAACCTGCGGGACGATTGACCGACACTATGAATTCGATTTTGGGGGAGAGAGGCCGGCTCGAGAGGACAGAATCCGTGATGAGCAAACAAGTTGTAGAAATTACAATATTTTCTTACAGTGTCTCGAATCTCTGTCGTATGGTTTCGTTCGTCTTCCAGTTAGTCGCGCTCGTAATCGTAGTCTTCGGGCTTGCACAGGCCGCGTTCCCTCGGCAGATGAGTCAGTGGGAAGCGCGTGGCCCTGCTGGCGAGACGCAGATTCAGCCCGGGCCGATGCGCCTCGTCATGATGCGTGTAATGGGACTCGTCGTCGCTGTCGTTGCGCTGCTCGTGGTATTTGGTAGCCCCTCGCTTCTGTTCTGACTGGCAACGGCGGTGGTACGTGCTCGTCTCGGTTGTGCTGTCGTCTTCGCTCGCCGACTCGGACGACGCGCATTCACATTGCGAGACGATTATTCGCCGGTGTTGTCGTTCTCGCCATCATCGTCATCGGTATCTTCGTCCGTCGGATCATCTTCTGGGCCGTCACCCTCTGGCTGGGCAGGCTCTTCTTCGGGTTCGGTCCCAGTTTCGTCGGGGTCGCCAGCATCTTCTTCACCGGGTCCCTCGTCAGCGCAACCGGCAAGCGCAGCTGTGAGACCGACTGCGAGGACGCCGCCATCCCGCAGCGTTCGTCGTCGAGTCTGTCCTCGAGCGCGACGAGCAGTTCAGTCTGTCATCAGTGTCTCGTATCCATGGACCGTATAACACGCCCGTGCTTGCAAATAAAGGAGTGACACGACCAGTGACCAGTCACTGCGTCGCCCAGTACCATTATCATGTAGTATGTTAACTACGTACATATGGTTGGTCGACTTGTTGCACTGTTCGTCTTCGTCCTGCTTGTGGCCTTTCTCATCGCAGGCCCGACGTTCGCCGAAACAACGGCTGCAGGTGTCTGTGAGTTCGTTCTGACGCTCGAGTGTTGAGACGCCGATAGCATCCGGACTGGGTTTCGGCTCTCGAGCGGTCGACAAGTTGTGGTGGCCGACAGCGGACGTGTTGGCCTGCTATAACAGCAACGACACGATCGCGAGGACGACGAAAATCAACACGAGCCACTTCGCAATTGCCATTGTGAACCCGGCGACGCCTGTCGCGCCCAGTGCTCCTGCGATGATTGCGATCACGAAGAACAGTATTGCAAGTTCTAACATATGCGTAGTATTGGGCGGACAGTGGATAGGGATTTGGCCTGAATACGCCGCCGAGAGCCACCGTGTTCCGAGGTTTCGAGAGACCCGAAACTGTATTCTCCTCGAGACAATCCGGATGAGAAATAGTTCTCCCGAGATAGGTCTGCGACCAGTGGAGAACCACTGCTCCGAAGTCACGAAGTGCCCAGAAAACCTCCCTTCTCCACTCACCCGCTCATATCGCAGTCGGTCTCGAGTCGCTACTCGTTGAGATGCGATCGGTAGCCTTTGGGTTCGAAGCCGCGACGACAGATGACTCGTTTTCTGCCGACCGTAATAGCGCTGATCTGGTCGTCGTCTTCCATCTGGTCGATAACGGTTGTGAGTCTCTCATCCGTCCAGCCAGTCTCTTCGCGGACAGTTGTTTCGTCTACGCGGCCACCGCGTTTGACGAGCAGTCGAAGGATTTTGTCGTCGTCCTGAAGGTCGCGTTCGTCGACGCCGTACTCGATTTCTTCGGCATAACTCAGCGTCTGGTCGTCGCTTGA
The Natronolimnobius sp. AArcel1 genome window above contains:
- a CDS encoding DUF1328 domain-containing protein; translation: MLELAILFFVIAIIAGALGATGVAGFTMAIAKWLVLIFVVLAIVSLLL